A single genomic interval of Aquipuribacter sp. SD81 harbors:
- the pth gene encoding aminoacyl-tRNA hydrolase, whose product MSDGTWLVVGLGNPGPRYAGTRHNIGEVVVEALARGEKLKAHGRAQARVVETRLGTLPGGAPGPRAVLAVPLTYMNTSGGPVAGLARYFSVEPDHVVVVHDDLDLDLGRLKLKLGGGEGGHNGLRSISASLGTKDYVRVRCGIGRPPGRQDPADYVLEPFAKRERTEVELLVGDAEDAVGLVVTEGLEAAQARFHPRG is encoded by the coding sequence ATGAGCGACGGCACGTGGCTCGTGGTCGGCCTGGGCAACCCCGGGCCCCGCTACGCCGGCACGCGGCACAACATCGGCGAGGTCGTCGTCGAGGCGCTCGCCCGCGGCGAGAAGCTCAAGGCGCACGGGCGCGCGCAGGCCCGCGTCGTCGAGACCCGCCTCGGCACGCTGCCCGGGGGAGCACCCGGCCCGCGGGCCGTGCTCGCGGTGCCGCTCACGTACATGAACACCTCGGGCGGCCCCGTCGCCGGGCTCGCGAGGTACTTCTCGGTCGAGCCGGACCACGTCGTCGTCGTGCACGACGACCTCGACCTCGACCTCGGGCGGCTCAAGCTCAAGCTCGGCGGGGGAGAGGGCGGCCACAACGGGCTGCGCTCGATCAGCGCATCCCTCGGCACCAAGGACTACGTGCGGGTGCGGTGCGGCATCGGGCGCCCACCGGGCCGGCAGGACCCCGCGGACTACGTCCTCGAGCCGTTCGCGAAGCGCGAGCGCACCGAGGTCGAGCTGCTCGTCGGCGACGCGGAGGACGCCGTCGGGCTCGTCGTCACCGAGGGGCTGGAGGCGGCGCAGGCCCGCTTCCACCCCCGCGGCTGA
- a CDS encoding sugar transferase: MGAPGGALRAAGRRHGRRGRQARRAAWYLPYIRRIVSTDALSAVLVMAVCMWTLPNTRPYTLLVALLAGLGWTVLLAFMGAYDRRRLGDGPEEFGQVGKAAVVVVALLGVVSYTWQLMLPRRDVLVAVPLIALATLLGRYAWRRTLHRSRATGTATARTLIVGEPGAVVDVVAQLRRHAHHGFDVVGICTPTGFGPPDVAGVPVLGVLSEVPQVVADNEVDDVVVVGREVSGEPLRRLSWALEHTGADLMVAPGLVEVTGAYVSLHPVAGLSLLRVERPAQRTGRLLAKSVQDRILGALMLAVAAPVIGIAALAVVLDSRGPAFFGQPRVGKDGEPFTMWKLRSMVVDAEARLAAITAQSDRDGLMFKMREDPRITTVGRFIRRFSIDELPQLWNVVRGDMSLVGPRPPLPREYAEYHDAVHRRLRVKPGLTGLWQVSGRADLPWEESVRLDLRYVDNWSPAMDAQILWKTFNAVVHGSGAY; this comes from the coding sequence GTGGGCGCACCCGGGGGTGCCCTTCGAGCTGCGGGACGGCGTCACGGCCGACGAGGTCGCCAGGCGCGCCGGGCCGCCTGGTACCTGCCCTACATCCGCCGCATCGTCTCGACCGACGCGCTGTCGGCGGTGCTGGTCATGGCCGTCTGCATGTGGACGCTGCCCAACACGCGTCCGTACACGCTCCTCGTCGCCCTGCTCGCCGGGCTCGGCTGGACGGTCCTGCTCGCCTTCATGGGCGCCTACGACCGGCGCCGTCTCGGGGACGGCCCGGAGGAGTTCGGCCAGGTGGGCAAGGCCGCCGTGGTCGTCGTCGCCCTGCTGGGCGTCGTCAGCTACACGTGGCAGCTCATGCTGCCGCGCCGCGACGTCCTCGTGGCCGTCCCGCTCATCGCGCTGGCCACCCTGCTCGGCCGCTACGCGTGGCGGCGCACGCTGCACCGCAGCCGGGCGACGGGCACGGCGACGGCCCGCACGCTCATCGTCGGCGAGCCCGGTGCCGTCGTCGACGTCGTCGCCCAGCTGCGACGCCACGCGCACCACGGCTTCGACGTCGTCGGCATCTGCACCCCGACCGGGTTCGGCCCGCCCGACGTCGCGGGCGTCCCCGTCCTCGGGGTGCTGTCGGAGGTGCCGCAGGTCGTCGCCGACAACGAGGTGGACGACGTGGTCGTCGTCGGCCGCGAGGTGAGCGGTGAGCCGCTGCGCCGCCTGTCGTGGGCGCTGGAGCACACGGGCGCGGACCTCATGGTCGCGCCCGGGCTCGTCGAGGTGACCGGCGCCTACGTCTCGCTGCACCCGGTCGCCGGGCTGTCGCTGCTGCGCGTGGAGCGTCCCGCGCAGCGGACCGGGCGGCTGCTGGCCAAGAGCGTCCAGGACCGGATCCTCGGCGCGCTCATGCTCGCGGTCGCCGCTCCCGTCATCGGCATCGCGGCGCTCGCCGTCGTGCTCGACAGCCGCGGCCCCGCGTTCTTCGGCCAGCCCCGCGTCGGCAAGGACGGCGAGCCGTTCACGATGTGGAAGCTGCGCTCGATGGTCGTCGACGCGGAGGCGCGGCTCGCGGCCATCACCGCGCAGAGCGACCGCGACGGCCTCATGTTCAAGATGCGCGAGGACCCGCGGATCACGACGGTCGGCCGCTTCATCCGGCGGTTCTCCATCGACGAGCTGCCGCAGCTGTGGAACGTCGTGCGCGGCGACATGTCGCTCGTCGGCCCGCGCCCGCCGCTGCCCAGGGAGTACGCGGAGTACCACGACGCCGTGCACCGGCGGCTGCGTGTCAAGCCCGGCCTCACCGGGCTGTGGCAGGTGAGCGGCCGGGCCGACCTGCCGTGGGAGGAGTCGGTCCGCCTCGACCTGCGCTACGTCGACAACTGGTCGCCGGCCATGGACGCCCAGATCCTCTGGAAGACGTTCAACGCCGTGGTGCACGGCTCCGGCGCGTACTGA
- a CDS encoding nucleotidyltransferase family protein codes for MQPDPPADELRRLLAEVDVPAEAAERLTFHGVWGHVHRRTTAAGLEPPAWLEAEGRGRRAWALEQHLRTLHDLQGLGALLDGAGVSWLVLKGPVLSALYPQPDLRGYTDLDLLVAPHALGAAVAALLEAGWRVVESPADLARRPPVGELHVQGPTGTSVDLHWHPFYRPDHVSRGRVDVADLLARRRDVTVGARPVPALPADAQLVHVAAHAAAGGGNRLRWLCDVGHVVAATAAEDWPAVVATARRWHLAPTVGLMLARTAAHLPVAVPAPVVAELASDRLRTLDALAGRVDPVPGSRAHGSPTAAVARASERRWTGPVTAAAARAGRAGRRRRRASAEARRADVTLLPDGPAALRRFVDAVAASTDLSTRRSRAPRR; via the coding sequence GTGCAGCCCGACCCACCGGCAGACGAGCTCCGGCGTCTGCTCGCCGAGGTCGACGTCCCGGCCGAGGCGGCGGAGCGGCTCACCTTCCACGGCGTGTGGGGGCACGTGCACCGCCGTACGACGGCGGCCGGGCTCGAGCCGCCCGCCTGGCTGGAGGCCGAGGGTCGGGGCCGGCGGGCCTGGGCCCTCGAGCAGCACCTGCGCACCCTGCACGACCTGCAGGGCCTGGGCGCGCTGCTCGACGGCGCGGGGGTGTCGTGGCTGGTGCTCAAGGGGCCGGTGCTGTCCGCCCTCTACCCGCAGCCGGACCTGCGCGGCTACACCGACCTCGACCTGCTCGTCGCCCCGCACGCGCTGGGCGCCGCCGTCGCCGCGCTGCTGGAGGCGGGGTGGCGGGTCGTGGAGTCCCCCGCGGACCTCGCCCGCCGCCCGCCGGTCGGCGAGCTGCACGTGCAGGGCCCGACGGGCACGTCGGTGGACCTGCACTGGCACCCCTTCTACCGCCCCGACCACGTGAGCCGCGGCCGGGTGGACGTCGCCGACCTCCTCGCCCGCCGCCGCGACGTGACCGTCGGGGCCCGACCCGTCCCGGCGCTGCCGGCCGACGCGCAGCTGGTCCACGTGGCCGCCCACGCCGCGGCGGGCGGCGGCAACCGGCTGCGGTGGCTGTGCGACGTCGGCCACGTCGTCGCCGCCACCGCAGCGGAGGACTGGCCGGCCGTCGTGGCGACCGCGAGGCGCTGGCACCTCGCTCCGACGGTCGGGCTCATGCTCGCCCGGACCGCTGCGCACCTGCCGGTCGCGGTGCCCGCACCCGTCGTGGCCGAGCTGGCGAGCGACCGGCTGCGCACCCTCGACGCGCTCGCCGGCAGGGTCGACCCCGTCCCGGGCTCACGGGCGCACGGCTCGCCCACGGCGGCCGTCGCCCGCGCGTCGGAGCGGCGCTGGACCGGTCCCGTGACGGCGGCGGCGGCCCGCGCCGGTCGCGCCGGGCGCCGGCGCAGGCGCGCGTCGGCGGAGGCCCGTCGGGCCGACGTGACGCTCCTGCCGGACGGACCGGCCGCGCTGCGACGCTTCGTCGACGCCGTGGCGGCGTCGACGGACCTCAGTACGCGCCGGAGCCGTGCACCACGGCGTTGA
- a CDS encoding PqqD family protein gives MSEPSPTAPKRVAVEVELDGVVAVYASRTEEVLVLSETASAVWRLLDGRRDEPAVVARLAEDYGVAAEVVAPDVAAVLAAWRDKGVVR, from the coding sequence GTGAGCGAGCCGTCCCCGACCGCACCGAAGCGGGTGGCCGTCGAGGTCGAGCTCGACGGTGTCGTGGCCGTGTACGCCTCCCGCACCGAGGAGGTGCTCGTGCTGAGCGAGACGGCCAGCGCGGTCTGGCGGCTGCTCGACGGTCGGCGGGACGAGCCCGCGGTGGTCGCCCGGCTCGCCGAGGACTACGGCGTCGCGGCCGAGGTCGTGGCGCCCGACGTGGCCGCCGTGCTCGCCGCGTGGCGCGACAAGGGCGTCGTGAGGTGA